A genomic window from Microscilla marina ATCC 23134 includes:
- a CDS encoding cytochrome ubiquinol oxidase subunit I: MDTEILARIQFAFTVSFHYIYPPLSIGLGLLLVVFESLYLKTKNEEYHQLAKFWTKIFALTFGIGVVTGIVMEFEFGTNWAVYSRYVGDVFGSALAAEGIFAFALESGFLGVLLFGWNRVKPWVHLVSTIGVFLGSMFSAIWIVVANSWQQTPAGYHIVGKGMHARAEITDFWAMVFNPSSVDRLLHVWLGAFLAGSFLVLSVHAYYLVKGKHVAISKRAFKIALIVAMVFSLGQLFTGHHSAEGVAKNQPAKLAALEGHFDAKAPADMYLLGWVNKEKQEVTGLKIPGGLSWLLHYDTKAPVVGLNAFPEKDRPSQVNAIFQFYHLMVAIGMTLIGLTVWGSFLLWRGQLYNKKWMLWAFVFAVFLPQVANQVGWFAAEMGRQPWVVYGLLRTSDAFSQAVSDNQILFSLILFLMVYALLFFLFIYLLTKKIKHGP, from the coding sequence ATGGATACAGAAATACTGGCAAGAATCCAATTTGCTTTTACGGTATCGTTCCATTATATCTACCCACCTCTAAGCATTGGGCTAGGCTTGCTCCTTGTGGTGTTTGAGTCGCTTTACCTCAAAACCAAAAATGAAGAATATCATCAACTTGCTAAATTTTGGACCAAAATATTTGCCCTTACTTTTGGTATTGGGGTAGTTACCGGAATTGTCATGGAGTTTGAGTTTGGCACCAACTGGGCGGTATACTCCCGATATGTAGGCGATGTATTTGGCAGCGCTTTGGCGGCAGAGGGCATTTTTGCTTTTGCCCTCGAAAGCGGTTTTTTGGGTGTTTTGCTTTTTGGCTGGAACCGAGTCAAGCCCTGGGTACATTTAGTATCTACTATAGGCGTGTTTTTGGGTTCTATGTTCTCGGCCATTTGGATAGTAGTGGCTAACAGCTGGCAACAAACTCCGGCGGGTTACCACATCGTAGGCAAAGGCATGCACGCCCGTGCCGAAATCACCGACTTTTGGGCAATGGTGTTCAACCCTTCAAGTGTAGACCGTTTGTTGCACGTATGGTTGGGAGCTTTTTTGGCGGGGTCGTTTTTAGTACTCAGCGTACACGCCTACTACCTGGTAAAGGGCAAGCATGTAGCCATCTCGAAACGGGCTTTCAAAATAGCTTTGATCGTTGCCATGGTGTTTTCTTTGGGACAACTTTTTACCGGGCACCACTCTGCCGAGGGGGTAGCAAAAAACCAACCTGCCAAACTTGCCGCCCTGGAGGGGCACTTTGACGCCAAGGCACCCGCCGACATGTATTTGTTGGGTTGGGTAAACAAAGAAAAACAAGAAGTAACCGGGCTCAAAATTCCGGGAGGCCTGTCTTGGCTGCTTCATTATGACACCAAAGCTCCTGTGGTGGGGCTCAATGCCTTTCCCGAAAAAGACCGTCCTTCACAAGTCAATGCTATTTTCCAGTTTTACCATTTGATGGTAGCCATTGGTATGACTTTGATCGGGCTTACAGTATGGGGGAGTTTTTTGTTGTGGCGGGGTCAATTATACAATAAAAAATGGATGCTTTGGGCATTTGTATTTGCCGTGTTTTTGCCCCAGGTAGCCAATCAGGTGGGTTGGTTTGCTGCCGAAATGGGGCGCCAACCTTGGGTAGTCTATGGTTTATTGCGTACCTCCGACGCATTTTCTCAGGCAGTGTCTGACAATCAAATCCTTTTTTCACTCATTTTATTTCTTATGGTGTATGCTTTACTCTTCTTTTTGTTTATCTATTTGCTTACCAAAAAGATCAAACATGGGCCTTAG
- a CDS encoding cupin domain-containing protein, whose protein sequence is MMINLKEAFQEVEKYFSPKIIGEVNDVYIKLAKIKGEEVPWHAHEHEDELFYIVEGSLLMQIEGETPFTMHQGDMHIVSQGLQHRVSSQNECLVMLIENKTTAHTGKVQAAITKSVEEQQY, encoded by the coding sequence ATGATGATAAACTTAAAAGAAGCATTTCAAGAGGTAGAAAAGTATTTTTCACCCAAAATTATAGGTGAGGTAAATGATGTATATATAAAACTTGCCAAGATCAAAGGAGAAGAAGTTCCCTGGCATGCCCACGAGCATGAAGACGAGCTTTTTTATATTGTAGAAGGCTCCCTTTTGATGCAAATTGAAGGCGAAACGCCTTTTACTATGCACCAAGGCGATATGCACATTGTAAGCCAAGGGCTACAACACCGGGTATCGTCTCAGAACGAGTGTTTGGTCATGTTGATCGAGAACAAAACGACAGCACACACTGGTAAAGTACAAGCGGCTATTACCAAGTCGGTAGAGGAACAACAGTATTAA
- a CDS encoding M949_RS01915 family surface polysaccharide biosynthesis protein — MKKLAMIVLLLAGGLTAGCDNGKKKKKTTTNDTVATKPKTDKTDESQTTKEEALFQDVKGDNPSIKLEILPFDKNKLPKLMQKYKGKLVNGGHWRDKGGEHWVLLTETGKIEEKKGKTDTSGHLIEEPMVSAEAHAYFWVKKHDSYINYRRDYWIEKCGPFDVLAEFLPQGFSITDVNNNGKAEVTLTYKHYCRSDVSPANLTLRMIEAKKMYEMHGTTRLRTGTQEDAYVIKSTRKAGTFIQAPATFHTHVNEVWEKVEEEKL, encoded by the coding sequence ATGAAGAAACTTGCAATGATTGTATTACTGTTGGCAGGTGGGCTAACCGCAGGCTGCGACAATGGCAAAAAAAAGAAAAAAACAACTACCAACGATACAGTGGCCACTAAGCCCAAAACAGACAAGACAGATGAGTCTCAAACGACGAAGGAGGAAGCCTTGTTTCAGGACGTAAAAGGAGACAATCCTTCGATAAAACTGGAGATACTGCCTTTTGATAAAAACAAACTCCCCAAGCTCATGCAAAAGTATAAGGGTAAACTGGTAAACGGCGGGCATTGGCGCGACAAAGGGGGCGAGCATTGGGTACTATTGACCGAGACAGGCAAAATAGAAGAGAAAAAAGGTAAAACTGATACCAGCGGGCACCTGATAGAGGAGCCCATGGTAAGCGCAGAAGCCCACGCTTATTTTTGGGTAAAAAAACACGACTCTTATATCAATTATCGTCGAGATTATTGGATTGAAAAGTGTGGTCCTTTTGATGTGTTGGCTGAGTTTCTGCCCCAAGGTTTTAGCATTACCGATGTAAACAATAACGGAAAAGCCGAGGTAACTCTTACCTACAAGCACTATTGCAGAAGCGACGTAAGCCCCGCTAACCTGACACTACGGATGATAGAAGCAAAGAAAATGTATGAAATGCATGGGACTACCAGGCTACGCACGGGTACCCAAGAAGATGCTTATGTAATAAAAAGTACTCGTAAGGCAGGTACTTTTATTCAAGCACCTGCTACCTTCCATACACACGTAAATGAGGTGTGGGAAAAAGTAGAGGAAGAGAAGCTTTAG
- a CDS encoding DNA alkylation repair protein, which yields MMTKKTDEFITTLEAELQRHANMEIAAQQKAYMKDNFEFFGLKAPQRRAVQKPFLAKAHLPSKAEAIEIVKALWQKPQREFHHIAQELLKKYIKTFEATDIELLEWLIVRQSWWDTIDFIAPRLVGGYMKMYPNQRQVCIDQWLASGNIWLQRACVLFQLKYKKDLDTDFLEYVIGKLLGSQEFFINKAIGWILRDYSRIAPDWVTQFVQDTKGLHSLSRREALRLMKD from the coding sequence ATGATGACTAAAAAAACAGACGAATTTATTACTACCCTCGAAGCCGAGTTGCAGCGCCACGCCAATATGGAGATAGCCGCCCAACAAAAGGCATACATGAAAGATAATTTTGAGTTTTTTGGGCTTAAGGCGCCCCAAAGGCGAGCGGTACAAAAACCATTTTTGGCGAAAGCCCACCTGCCCTCCAAAGCCGAGGCTATAGAAATAGTAAAGGCATTATGGCAAAAGCCCCAACGGGAGTTTCATCATATCGCTCAGGAATTGCTTAAAAAGTACATCAAAACTTTTGAGGCAACAGACATCGAACTACTGGAATGGCTCATTGTGCGCCAGTCGTGGTGGGACACCATAGACTTTATTGCGCCCCGGTTGGTGGGAGGGTATATGAAAATGTACCCCAACCAGCGCCAGGTATGCATAGACCAATGGCTGGCTTCCGGTAATATTTGGTTGCAACGTGCTTGCGTATTGTTTCAGCTTAAGTATAAAAAAGACCTTGATACTGATTTTTTAGAATATGTCATTGGTAAACTCCTGGGGTCGCAAGAGTTCTTTATCAACAAGGCCATTGGCTGGATTTTGCGCGACTATAGTCGTATAGCACCTGATTGGGTAACCCAATTTGTACAAGATACCAAGGGCTTGCATTCGTTAAGTCGCCGCGAGGCATTGCGATTGATGAAGGATTAA
- a CDS encoding MBL fold metallo-hydrolase, with translation MFLPEIKSLPHEDISILFKLDNHSPNYIVDCGDAGGLTVKECQNTEAIFISHTHIDHFINFDQILRHQIGIEKRVVIVGPKDIHLQVQAKIRGYSWNLIKPGAIVYEIREITNESEIQVYELEPPVWTLKQVHTLQSSRNPVYENARFKVNFTLLDHKLPTVAYLFKEADSVKINLERAGLKGGAWVRVLKQAFEAEQNDQAVVVAGKSYRAEALYHLLEVKAGDSLGVIMDHAANEANHQKIKNLFTACHQVFIECFYKTEEKDLATLNHHSYAQASGRIMRACRVKSAIPVHFSRKYGAKEIEQLVADFYAEAKWA, from the coding sequence ATGTTTTTACCCGAAATAAAAAGCCTGCCTCACGAAGATATTTCTATCTTATTCAAACTTGACAATCATTCGCCCAACTATATAGTAGATTGTGGCGATGCCGGCGGGCTTACTGTAAAAGAATGCCAAAACACTGAAGCTATATTTATTAGCCATACCCACATCGATCATTTTATCAATTTTGATCAGATACTGCGTCATCAAATAGGCATAGAAAAACGGGTGGTCATTGTGGGGCCTAAAGATATTCACCTGCAGGTGCAAGCCAAAATACGGGGCTATAGTTGGAACCTGATCAAGCCAGGAGCCATTGTGTATGAAATAAGGGAGATCACCAACGAAAGCGAAATACAAGTATATGAACTAGAGCCCCCGGTATGGACACTGAAGCAGGTACACACCCTGCAAAGCAGCCGCAATCCAGTGTATGAGAATGCGCGTTTTAAGGTCAATTTTACCTTGCTAGACCACAAGTTGCCCACGGTAGCTTACCTTTTTAAAGAGGCTGACAGCGTAAAAATCAACCTGGAGCGAGCAGGCTTGAAAGGGGGCGCCTGGGTGCGAGTGCTCAAGCAAGCTTTTGAGGCGGAGCAAAACGACCAGGCTGTAGTTGTAGCGGGCAAAAGTTATCGTGCCGAAGCATTGTATCATTTGCTTGAGGTAAAAGCGGGCGATTCACTGGGAGTAATCATGGATCACGCAGCAAACGAAGCCAACCATCAGAAAATCAAAAACCTGTTTACGGCTTGTCACCAGGTTTTTATCGAATGTTTTTACAAAACCGAAGAAAAAGACCTGGCAACCCTCAACCATCATAGTTATGCACAAGCATCGGGTAGGATCATGCGTGCCTGTAGGGTGAAATCGGCCATACCTGTACACTTTTCGCGCAAGTATGGGGCAAAAGAGATTGAGCAGCTAGTGGCAGATTTTTACGCAGAAGCGAAATGGGCATAG
- a CDS encoding histidine decarboxylase: MTTTFTKKDLTIADQQRLQTLEQHIELARDYFLGYPVSKDFDFSEINHFLNFPINNIGDPYEQGSTYRVQTHELEREVIRFFAKLFRANPQDYWGYVTNGSSESNLYGLYLAREMYPKGMVYYSGSTHYSVRKNIHLLNIPSIVIRSQDNGEIDYEDFENTVRMNRHKPAIVLATFGTTMHEAKDDVTRLKGILKKLAIQDHYIHCDGALAGTFGAFIEPRLPFDFKDGADSISISGHKFVGSPIPCGVIVTKKSNRDRIAKGISYIGSLDTTITGSRNGHSPLFLWYGLKKMGEEGLRARYLYSLDIARYCENKLKEAGITAWRNPEAITVVLPKTTESIKQKWQLATEGDMSHIICMPNVTRAQIDEFVEDIVNSEEEAEEEFEFEF; this comes from the coding sequence ATGACTACTACATTCACTAAAAAAGATTTAACTATTGCCGATCAGCAACGTCTGCAAACATTAGAGCAACACATAGAACTGGCACGCGACTATTTTTTGGGCTATCCGGTGTCCAAGGATTTTGATTTTTCTGAAATTAACCACTTTTTAAACTTTCCGATCAACAACATAGGCGACCCCTACGAACAAGGCAGCACCTACCGGGTACAAACCCACGAACTGGAGCGCGAAGTCATACGCTTTTTTGCCAAGTTGTTTCGTGCCAACCCTCAAGACTACTGGGGGTATGTAACCAATGGTAGCTCAGAGAGTAATTTGTATGGTTTGTACCTGGCGCGCGAAATGTACCCCAAAGGAATGGTCTATTATTCAGGGTCTACCCATTACAGTGTACGAAAAAATATTCACTTACTCAACATTCCAAGCATTGTTATCCGCTCGCAAGACAACGGAGAAATAGATTACGAAGATTTTGAAAACACCGTGAGAATGAATCGCCATAAGCCCGCCATTGTGCTTGCTACGTTTGGCACTACCATGCACGAAGCCAAAGATGATGTAACAAGGCTTAAGGGTATTCTTAAAAAACTGGCAATTCAAGATCACTACATTCACTGCGACGGAGCCTTGGCGGGTACTTTTGGGGCTTTTATAGAGCCTCGCTTACCGTTTGATTTTAAAGACGGTGCTGACAGTATCTCTATTAGTGGGCACAAGTTTGTAGGCTCGCCCATTCCGTGTGGAGTCATTGTTACCAAAAAATCTAATCGCGACCGCATAGCCAAGGGCATTTCTTATATAGGCTCGCTAGACACTACCATTACTGGGTCGCGCAATGGGCACAGTCCATTGTTTTTGTGGTATGGTCTCAAAAAAATGGGAGAAGAAGGACTCAGGGCACGCTACCTGTACAGCCTCGACATTGCCCGCTATTGCGAAAACAAATTGAAGGAAGCTGGCATCACTGCCTGGCGCAACCCCGAAGCAATTACGGTGGTGCTACCCAAAACTACAGAAAGCATCAAGCAAAAATGGCAACTTGCCACCGAAGGCGACATGTCACACATTATATGTATGCCTAATGTAACCAGAGCACAAATAGATGAGTTTGTCGAAGACATTGTAAATAGTGAAGAGGAGGCAGAAGAGGAGTTTGAATTTGAGTTTTAG
- the cydB gene encoding cytochrome d ubiquinol oxidase subunit II has translation METFLGIDYPTWWFLVVGGLFSGYAILDGFDFGAGAWHLFFKKEQSRRIALNAIGPVWDGNEVWLVIGGGALFAGFPVLYATLLSAMYTPFMLFLVFIIFRAIAIEFRSKEEGKLWRKTWDICYSVSSIMLAFLLGVVLGNVLQGIAIDEKYQYQGTGFFEFLNPYALMTGCTTLALFMVHGAIYLLLKTEGRLYAKLTLLLKRAIIGFMVIFGITSLYTLLYIPHLSDDFKSSPGLFIVPVLTFLSIANVPRLASKKNYGYAFFFSSLTIGFLLVLVAIELYPTLLISTLNPQYNIDVYKAASSTKSMGIMLIFVAIGAPLVLGYTIFVYKTFKGKVKLDEHSY, from the coding sequence ATGGAAACTTTTTTAGGTATAGATTATCCCACCTGGTGGTTTTTGGTAGTAGGGGGGCTTTTTTCAGGGTATGCCATTCTTGACGGCTTTGATTTTGGAGCGGGTGCCTGGCATTTATTTTTCAAAAAAGAACAAAGCCGACGCATTGCCCTCAATGCCATTGGGCCAGTATGGGACGGCAACGAGGTATGGCTCGTGATTGGGGGTGGCGCCCTGTTTGCTGGATTTCCGGTATTGTATGCTACCTTACTTTCGGCCATGTATACCCCTTTTATGCTGTTTTTGGTTTTTATTATATTTAGGGCAATTGCCATTGAATTTCGCAGCAAAGAAGAAGGCAAACTTTGGCGTAAAACCTGGGATATATGCTACAGTGTGTCCAGTATTATGCTTGCTTTTTTGTTGGGGGTAGTACTGGGCAATGTATTGCAAGGCATTGCCATAGATGAAAAATACCAATACCAGGGCACAGGTTTCTTTGAGTTTCTCAATCCTTATGCCTTGATGACAGGCTGCACTACGCTGGCGTTGTTTATGGTACACGGGGCTATTTATCTTTTGCTCAAAACAGAAGGGCGCTTGTACGCCAAACTTACCCTTTTGCTCAAACGTGCCATCATAGGCTTTATGGTCATATTTGGCATTACCTCACTTTATACTTTGCTTTACATTCCTCACTTGTCCGATGATTTTAAATCTTCCCCTGGTTTGTTTATCGTACCTGTACTTACTTTTTTGAGCATAGCCAATGTACCCCGGCTTGCCAGCAAAAAAAACTACGGATATGCCTTCTTTTTTTCTTCGCTTACTATAGGTTTTCTGTTGGTACTGGTGGCCATAGAGTTGTACCCCACCTTGTTAATTTCTACCCTCAATCCTCAATATAATATAGATGTATACAAAGCTGCCTCATCAACCAAATCGATGGGCATTATGCTTATTTTTGTAGCCATTGGCGCTCCGCTTGTGTTGGGGTATACTATATTTGTCTATAAAACATTTAAAGGGAAAGTGAAACTGGATGAGCATAGTTATTAG
- a CDS encoding ATP-binding protein has protein sequence MAELDFPSDDFENDNENLSEEALQQKIFREIIQQGSPSKAEEKRLGQIQTYFGHMVMDTEGVKEASLEAVYKELNWFLQVLWLRYVNKDSKVDFKSFFAQPDFKGVAVKLPELPAKSHYKAWLQKHQLTEKAPERLLMAMVMALSLNDALFFAFIELLQQPIVAVFVGGQTKDSERRFMPTMQTLFYLLAGVDLKNQAAYQLRFRKQNHHLGKWGIELGSAQAKMTGRPDLADEWKNLLISLNPNIWQYFLGGNMPLPEENKDLPITKLDTPLTFDDLVLNDETKNALTPLLNYARNGKDFFNDAEASGHFKSGYISLLQGPPGTGKTLIATVIGKEVGLVTYQLELAQVVSKYIGETSKNINKVFEELTRAIDHLKGEPSILFIDEADALIGKRSEVNDSKDRYANFDVSNLLQKIESFPGLIILASNFQQNLDSAIQRRIGATILVPPPEADERTQLWKNYRPANLEYPTDNFARILGEKFRLTGAQINNIMKQVALAVYGTKVKVLDYDLHMEPAIKSELIKFDEVYVRPRDLMNEAQVDEEEYLQQLLWERALPPKWQYNPLYMPRILSQAVVLTEEDIKALVKKVKRRWEGGPYHDIPFKEGIEVVLRDLCAVKNLNWNEIQAKIYQLLEEEKAKSNKEAEQKSSRTVQLVDLSKLKDMGKKKEEKEAAEKEEAPQKKSTQKKLPKKKLTKEEQAAQEKLRKAAEEKAKKAAAKEEEERKLKKILSPSEAEKFWATPLPQGFAFARKDMVKNMAQIYTLSKWYIIQIVEKAAELAKADESHETKANGDIEIRASHLQGAMDVVAAELGKAKGEKLDRDHFLRQDLKEQRQKEKAKEAKRRDVVPGWKTAPRYWANAVPEGYAYSRRDLSSNLAKFYPNISVGAMEDILKQATEFIGKDQPPLIAYSEHILKAIEKYGLQ, from the coding sequence ATGGCAGAACTTGATTTTCCTTCAGACGACTTTGAAAATGACAATGAAAACTTAAGCGAAGAAGCGCTTCAGCAAAAAATATTCAGAGAAATCATTCAGCAGGGAAGCCCCTCCAAGGCAGAAGAAAAACGACTTGGGCAAATTCAAACGTATTTTGGGCACATGGTGATGGATACTGAAGGAGTAAAGGAAGCCAGCCTTGAGGCAGTTTACAAAGAACTCAACTGGTTTTTGCAGGTATTGTGGCTGCGGTATGTAAACAAAGATAGCAAAGTCGATTTCAAAAGTTTTTTTGCTCAGCCAGACTTCAAGGGGGTGGCAGTAAAATTGCCTGAGCTCCCCGCCAAAAGTCACTACAAAGCCTGGCTACAAAAACACCAGCTGACCGAAAAAGCACCCGAGCGCCTGCTGATGGCAATGGTGATGGCGCTGAGCCTCAACGACGCTTTGTTTTTTGCTTTTATCGAATTGCTCCAGCAACCCATCGTTGCGGTGTTTGTAGGGGGGCAAACCAAAGACAGCGAGCGGCGCTTTATGCCTACTATGCAAACCTTGTTTTATTTGCTTGCCGGAGTAGACCTCAAAAATCAGGCAGCGTACCAGTTACGTTTCCGTAAGCAAAACCACCACTTGGGCAAATGGGGCATAGAACTGGGAAGCGCCCAGGCAAAAATGACCGGGAGACCTGACCTTGCCGACGAATGGAAAAACCTCCTCATCTCGCTCAACCCCAACATCTGGCAATACTTTTTGGGCGGCAATATGCCCTTGCCCGAAGAAAACAAAGACTTGCCCATTACCAAGCTCGACACCCCGCTTACTTTTGACGATTTGGTGCTCAACGACGAAACCAAAAACGCCTTGACTCCTTTGCTCAATTACGCCCGCAATGGCAAAGACTTTTTCAACGATGCCGAAGCGAGCGGTCATTTCAAGAGCGGCTACATTAGCTTGTTGCAAGGCCCTCCGGGCACGGGTAAAACCCTCATTGCCACCGTGATTGGCAAAGAGGTGGGCTTGGTTACCTATCAGCTGGAGCTGGCGCAGGTGGTGTCTAAATACATTGGCGAAACTTCTAAAAACATCAACAAGGTGTTTGAAGAGCTCACCCGCGCCATTGACCACCTCAAGGGCGAACCCAGTATTTTGTTTATCGATGAAGCCGATGCCCTCATTGGCAAACGCTCTGAGGTAAACGACAGCAAAGACCGTTACGCCAACTTTGACGTGAGCAACTTGTTACAAAAAATTGAGAGTTTTCCGGGGCTCATTATCCTGGCGTCTAACTTTCAGCAAAACCTCGACTCGGCGATTCAACGCCGGATTGGGGCTACCATATTGGTGCCACCCCCCGAAGCCGACGAGCGTACCCAATTGTGGAAAAACTACCGCCCCGCCAACCTGGAGTACCCCACCGATAATTTTGCCCGCATTCTGGGCGAAAAGTTTAGGCTGACCGGGGCGCAAATCAACAATATAATGAAACAGGTGGCGCTGGCGGTGTATGGCACCAAGGTAAAGGTGCTCGATTACGACTTGCACATGGAGCCCGCCATCAAGAGCGAGTTGATCAAGTTTGATGAAGTGTATGTGCGCCCCCGCGACCTGATGAACGAGGCACAGGTAGACGAGGAGGAGTACTTGCAACAGTTGCTGTGGGAACGCGCCCTGCCCCCCAAGTGGCAGTACAACCCTTTGTATATGCCCCGTATTTTGAGCCAGGCGGTGGTGCTTACCGAAGAAGACATCAAGGCGTTGGTAAAGAAGGTCAAGCGCCGCTGGGAAGGAGGCCCCTACCACGACATTCCCTTTAAGGAAGGCATAGAGGTAGTATTGCGCGATTTGTGCGCGGTAAAAAACCTGAACTGGAACGAGATTCAGGCAAAGATTTATCAATTGCTGGAAGAAGAGAAAGCAAAAAGCAACAAAGAAGCGGAGCAAAAAAGCAGCCGCACGGTGCAGTTGGTAGACCTGAGCAAGCTCAAAGATATGGGCAAAAAGAAGGAGGAGAAGGAAGCCGCCGAGAAAGAAGAGGCGCCCCAAAAGAAGTCAACCCAAAAGAAGTTACCCAAAAAGAAGTTAACTAAAGAAGAGCAGGCAGCACAGGAAAAATTGCGCAAAGCTGCCGAAGAAAAGGCAAAAAAAGCTGCGGCAAAAGAAGAGGAAGAGAGAAAGCTCAAGAAAATATTATCACCCTCCGAGGCCGAAAAATTTTGGGCAACGCCTTTGCCCCAGGGTTTTGCCTTTGCCCGCAAAGATATGGTGAAAAACATGGCGCAGATTTATACCTTGAGCAAGTGGTACATTATACAAATTGTAGAAAAGGCCGCCGAATTAGCGAAAGCGGATGAGTCGCATGAAACCAAGGCAAACGGCGATATAGAGATCAGGGCAAGCCACCTACAGGGGGCCATGGATGTGGTGGCGGCTGAGCTAGGCAAGGCAAAGGGCGAAAAGCTGGACCGGGATCATTTTCTGCGCCAGGACTTGAAAGAACAACGCCAAAAAGAGAAAGCAAAAGAGGCAAAACGCCGCGATGTGGTGCCTGGCTGGAAGACTGCCCCGCGTTATTGGGCAAATGCGGTTCCGGAGGGGTATGCTTACTCCCGCCGCGACTTGTCGAGCAATCTTGCCAAGTTCTACCCCAACATTTCGGTAGGGGCAATGGAAGATATTCTCAAGCAAGCTACTGAGTTTATTGGCAAAGACCAACCCCCGCTCATTGCCTACTCTGAACATATTCTGAAGGCGATTGAAAAGTATGGGCTGCAGTAG
- a CDS encoding DJ-1/PfpI family protein translates to MKNFWILLITGICLCLATACIEAQPANVQAEKYKCPPCGMDCDRLHFDKPGSCPHCQMPLQKASTIKPRTKVGILLFDGVQIIDYTGPYEIFGQAGYDVYTVSKTGQMVSTAFKMKVQPNYSFANVPQPDILVVPGGQVNAARKDKATLAWLNSVYPQTQNLMSVCTGAFILAEAHLLDGKTATTFHRSLAKLRKQFPKVKVVTDKRFVDNGKIITSAGLSAGMDAALAVVAKKQGVGNAQRIALHIEYIWQPEKKFARGEFADVKYLRGTHRLIRQLRKLSSHITFKQTQGDVSQWDARWQLTTRQVDKVWETIAAHYDTHHTLSIDKQTAKWRFKGNDQSDWSGQAKLEPVAGKANDYQLIVKVWQVSKGK, encoded by the coding sequence ATGAAAAACTTCTGGATACTTTTAATTACTGGCATTTGTTTATGCCTCGCCACCGCCTGCATTGAGGCACAACCAGCCAATGTACAGGCTGAAAAATACAAGTGCCCTCCTTGTGGCATGGACTGCGACAGGCTACACTTTGACAAGCCAGGCAGTTGCCCTCATTGCCAAATGCCTTTGCAAAAAGCCAGCACCATCAAGCCCCGCACCAAAGTAGGTATTTTGTTGTTCGACGGAGTACAAATTATAGATTATACCGGCCCTTATGAAATATTTGGGCAAGCCGGATATGACGTGTATACAGTATCGAAAACCGGACAGATGGTAAGCACTGCTTTTAAAATGAAGGTACAACCCAACTATAGCTTTGCCAATGTACCCCAACCCGATATTTTGGTAGTGCCGGGTGGTCAGGTAAACGCTGCGCGCAAAGACAAAGCAACCCTTGCCTGGCTCAACAGTGTTTACCCTCAAACCCAAAACCTGATGAGCGTATGCACAGGCGCTTTTATATTGGCTGAGGCTCACTTGCTCGATGGTAAAACAGCTACCACATTTCATCGTTCGCTTGCCAAGCTCCGCAAGCAGTTTCCTAAGGTAAAAGTAGTGACAGACAAACGCTTTGTAGACAACGGCAAGATCATTACTTCGGCGGGGTTGTCGGCAGGAATGGACGCGGCGCTTGCGGTGGTGGCTAAAAAACAAGGTGTAGGCAATGCCCAAAGAATTGCGTTGCATATAGAGTACATCTGGCAACCCGAAAAAAAGTTTGCCCGTGGCGAGTTTGCCGATGTCAAGTACCTCAGGGGAACCCATAGACTGATCAGGCAGCTACGCAAGTTAAGCAGTCACATTACTTTTAAACAAACTCAGGGGGATGTATCACAGTGGGATGCCCGCTGGCAACTCACCACTCGCCAGGTAGACAAGGTGTGGGAAACAATTGCTGCCCACTATGATACACACCACACTTTGTCTATAGATAAGCAAACGGCAAAGTGGCGCTTTAAGGGCAACGATCAGTCTGACTGGAGCGGGCAAGCAAAGCTTGAGCCAGTGGCGGGCAAGGCAAATGACTACCAGTTGATTGTAAAAGTATGGCAAGTGAGCAAGGGTAAGTAA